Within Bacteroidota bacterium, the genomic segment TCGTCTAAACGCTTGATTGACGGTTTCATTTTTACTACGTTTAAAATGTACTTGATTTTGTTTTTCGCCTTTATGGGTATGTGTCATTCCTGCACCAGCTTGTTTAGTGCCATAAACTTCTTTGATTTCTTCTTGGTATTGGGTTACAAAAGTTTCGTAGCTTTCATTTGGGATTACAGTCAGTTGATTAATCCTTTCATCATCAGAAACTGTTAGACTATCATACACACGTTGCCCGTCTATATTGACACAAATACGCAATCCACGTCCAATTTCCTGTCGTTTTTTAATTTCAGAATACGAATTGCTAAGTGTGGCAATATTGAAAATATTTGGATTATCCCAACCTACACCAAGTGCAGAATGCGAAAAAATGAACTCAATTTTATTGGCTACCGAATCCCCATAACTCAAAAGTTCTTTTTTGTCTTTTAGAATGGCATCAAAAACATCAGAGTTTTTACGCATTGAGTTTTCGTTGTCAGTGTATTCTCCTTTTCCTGTTTGAGCAAAATAAAACCCTTGGATGGCATCAATATGTTCTGCCGTGGGTTGTTTATTATCGTGAAATTCAGGATAGATTTCTTTGTATTTTTCTATAAAAAGGTTCTTTATTACTGGTTCTTCACTAATGTAGTTAGCCACTTTGTCAATGAAAATAAGCGAAAGGCATTTGATGCCTTTTTCTTGTAGTTTTTGTTTTTTTGTAAAGTGCCTAATGATGAGCCATTCTAATTGCAAGTTCCAAATACTTTGAATGTTTCCAGAGGCTTGTTTTTCAAAAATTTCTGTTCCATTAGTAAACTGAACCGACCATTTTCCAGTTCTTAAACTCTTTTTAATTCGTTCAATTTTATAATTGAGATAACTCGGATTGTTGGTTACTTCTCCCAAATTATCGCCATCTTTCAACCATTTAGAATCTTTGAATTCAATTTTACCGCTTGCTGATTGATGCCAAGCCTTAATTTTTGCTTGAATAGGATTTTTACCATTTTTAGTTTCAGAAAGCTCTAGTTTTAAAGTCGCTTCGTCATTCTTTTCAGTTACGGTCAATACTTCAATTTTCTTTACTAATCCTTGTTGGTAACTGTCGTAAGGTGTTAAGCGATAAATCTTATTTTTTGAAACTTTATGGGTTGCCGAAAATCTGATTTTAAAAAGAGGATTGAGTTTGGCAATTTGTTTAATCGAATTATCTGTATCCATTCCTTCCTGTGGCTCGTCCATTATGATGATTGGATTTGTTCTACCAATGGCATCAATAAAAGGAATATTTGCAAAAAGGTCTTCTCTTTTTGCTTGGTTCAAAATTTTGTCTTCCGAATTAAAAGAAGCCAAAGTCATTACCATTATTTGAGGGTGTTGCTCTTCAATAAAGTGCGTTACTTTATTAAGCTTTTTACTGTTGTACTCAAATGATTTTGGGGTAAAACCGTAAATGTCTTCTAGTTGCTTTTCAAATGTCGAAAGCGTGCTCAATACACCTTGTCTAATAGCAACCGAAGGCACTAGTATGATGAATTTAGTAAAATTGTAGTGCTTATATAATTCGTAAATCATTTTGATGTAAACAAGGGTTTTACCAGTTCCTGTTTCCATTTCAATGGTTAATTCTTGGTCGTCTGTAAGTTTAGCAACTTCATCACTGATTGCATTTTCTTTTAAAACAGTTTTTATGTTTTCGGTAATTTGTTCGGGCGTAAGTGAACAAACATTTGAGCGAATGCCGTCAACAGAAGCATTATCAAAAGTATTTTTTACAGAACCGTCAAATACATCTATTACAGATTTGATAGCGGTTTCTTGATATTCTAATAGTTCTAATTTTAGTTCCATCATTTTCCGCTGTTCTTTTTGTTAATATATTTCATTTGCTGCTCTGCTACTTTTAGTGCTTTTTCTCCTAATTTTTCGTCTTTTATTTCATAAAGTATTTTTTCGCTCAAGTATTGAACAAGTAAATCTTCTTTATTCAAATCAAGTATCTCTGCCAGTTTTACTATCTGTTCTTTAGTTGCTTTTCGCTCGCTTCTTTCAATTTTGCTAAGTATAGCTGTGTCAATATCCAATTCCGCAGAAACGTGCCTTAAAAGCAATCCTTTTTCTTCTCTTTTTTCTCGAAGTAGTTCGCCTACCAACTTAGTGTTTTTCATTTGTGAATTATCACTTGATTAATTTGACTTGACAATATTCGTCAAATATAAGAAGTCTCATTTAATGATTAAAAAAAATGTCTTAAAACTTTTCAACATTCCGTTGAGCGTTGGAAAGAAATGGCTCTTTTGGTTTTTTGAGCGTAGGCTCGTGTGTCGGAAAAAACCAAATGTGCCATTTGTGCGGTGGGTTTTCTACAC encodes:
- a CDS encoding DEAD/DEAH box helicase family protein; the protein is MMELKLELLEYQETAIKSVIDVFDGSVKNTFDNASVDGIRSNVCSLTPEQITENIKTVLKENAISDEVAKLTDDQELTIEMETGTGKTLVYIKMIYELYKHYNFTKFIILVPSVAIRQGVLSTLSTFEKQLEDIYGFTPKSFEYNSKKLNKVTHFIEEQHPQIMVMTLASFNSEDKILNQAKREDLFANIPFIDAIGRTNPIIIMDEPQEGMDTDNSIKQIAKLNPLFKIRFSATHKVSKNKIYRLTPYDSYQQGLVKKIEVLTVTEKNDEATLKLELSETKNGKNPIQAKIKAWHQSASGKIEFKDSKWLKDGDNLGEVTNNPSYLNYKIERIKKSLRTGKWSVQFTNGTEIFEKQASGNIQSIWNLQLEWLIIRHFTKKQKLQEKGIKCLSLIFIDKVANYISEEPVIKNLFIEKYKEIYPEFHDNKQPTAEHIDAIQGFYFAQTGKGEYTDNENSMRKNSDVFDAILKDKKELLSYGDSVANKIEFIFSHSALGVGWDNPNIFNIATLSNSYSEIKKRQEIGRGLRICVNIDGQRVYDSLTVSDDERINQLTVIPNESYETFVTQYQEEIKEVYGTKQAGAGMTHTHKGEKQNQVHFKRSKNETVNQAFRRFWNALAKKTNYTVSFDEEALINRSIEALNSIEIADYVAEVSSRSIGSITEDGIKDQFGGTESYKLKAHYTALDLVEEISENTGISYITAFKIVNEINHDSFAKNPPQFIQQATAKINNIELEEMVRGLNYHLTDETFPFEFEDFIKQVEYNQYRDTPKRGFFDKMLVDSDVERNFALATDEDDEVICFMKLPAYYQIPTPIGNYNPDFGIVMKRKQLRDGKESEFYFVIETKGTNDINDKKALKESEVYKINCAMKHFATLGVEVQYKAPVKDYQYFKEDARNTINTLIEKA
- a CDS encoding helix-turn-helix domain-containing protein encodes the protein MKNTKLVGELLREKREEKGLLLRHVSAELDIDTAILSKIERSERKATKEQIVKLAEILDLNKEDLLVQYLSEKILYEIKDEKLGEKALKVAEQQMKYINKKNSGK